The following proteins come from a genomic window of Pyxidicoccus sp. MSG2:
- a CDS encoding transglycosylase SLT domain-containing protein, with product MDGLRTGAVVFLACASVLGASPTWAQEAVEETPGEVLSEEQLEALLDSPTAQPDSAEGATPSFGPEQLAPYFAEGTLAKARAEFNRGRYRRARALLAQEKPTLPVRFLQAQSALQARDFTVAADEFAALANDYIPLRDHCLFRAAQANEKVRRWELAVGQYRDVSPGSPLYPVARFSLSKVLQRRGDVAGALAALQELIDSRQSRGPDALRMKALLAICDLARVQGQYNVEHRALLEVWATSPLSREAQRAGQRLKGLPLPTKWRVRRAEALVELHRNHSGMELLNGVLPHVQLPDELACRAHLTYGRALRKERQHRRAIQVLTSMVEQCTSPEQRPQALYVLGYSQSVVDPKSAITTYATLARDYPEHGYADDALFFSAWFLQRTGDTDAAMARYEETARRYPSGNFASEALFRAFWLHTRRQEPEAALAALTAVEKLPEAARTDEALWRARYWHARMLEGEATRPEAMARYEHIAMERPAGWYGMLARSRLALLAPARVARLRPSLEGVGGSGSAGGAGEVVASGAGALARSTAAAGNSLGAGGLTSSAPVSGMVPGIAGVLGGSAAVAGTLPGMAGVRGGSATVTGTWSGAVGGLRESSSVAGKPGAPAGIIVAASNSGGPIDVLTRSAPEEGKPVLSKGTLNLAASKSVAATEPVELGEPAEVWPLAPGPLQHDARFAAGVELLRLGLPGAVDEFLAVDGRVLPEAPARLLYQTVLRTGRRKLARQVARSALGQEIHGPLSASTRPIWEATWPRAYRALIERYARASRVDPDLLQGLIREESRFNPRARSSTGALGLAQLMPATARQVADSLDLPPVGEAALLQPADNVRLGAAYLGQLLKHFGGNVAYAVAAYNAGPGAVERWRHALPQAELDEWVEHIAFEETRGYVKKVLGSYSAYKLLYANEPAVLRNLRVDDVSVR from the coding sequence ATGGACGGGCTGCGAACGGGAGCGGTGGTGTTCCTGGCATGCGCGAGCGTGCTGGGAGCGAGCCCCACGTGGGCACAGGAGGCCGTGGAGGAGACCCCGGGCGAGGTGCTCTCGGAGGAGCAGCTGGAGGCGCTGCTCGACTCTCCCACCGCGCAGCCGGACAGCGCGGAAGGGGCCACGCCCTCCTTCGGGCCGGAGCAGCTCGCGCCGTACTTCGCGGAAGGCACGCTGGCGAAGGCGCGCGCGGAGTTCAACCGGGGCCGCTATCGGCGCGCGCGGGCGCTGCTCGCGCAGGAGAAGCCCACGCTGCCGGTGCGCTTCCTCCAGGCGCAGAGCGCCTTGCAGGCCCGGGACTTCACCGTCGCCGCGGACGAGTTCGCGGCGCTGGCTAACGACTACATCCCGCTCAGGGACCACTGCCTGTTCCGCGCGGCGCAGGCCAACGAGAAGGTGCGCCGGTGGGAGCTGGCCGTGGGTCAGTACCGGGACGTGAGCCCGGGTTCGCCGCTCTACCCGGTGGCGCGCTTCAGCCTGTCGAAGGTGCTCCAGCGCCGGGGAGACGTCGCCGGGGCGCTGGCCGCGCTGCAGGAGCTCATCGACAGCCGCCAGTCGCGCGGGCCGGACGCGCTCCGGATGAAGGCGCTGCTGGCCATCTGCGACCTGGCGCGAGTCCAGGGCCAGTACAACGTCGAGCACCGCGCGCTGCTGGAGGTCTGGGCCACGAGCCCGCTGTCGCGCGAGGCGCAACGCGCCGGTCAGCGGCTGAAGGGGCTGCCGCTGCCCACCAAGTGGCGGGTGCGCCGGGCCGAGGCGCTGGTGGAGCTGCACCGCAACCACTCGGGCATGGAGCTGCTGAATGGCGTGCTGCCCCACGTGCAGCTCCCCGACGAGCTGGCGTGCCGCGCGCACCTCACCTACGGCCGGGCGCTGCGCAAGGAGCGGCAGCACCGCCGGGCCATACAGGTGCTCACGTCGATGGTGGAGCAGTGCACCTCGCCGGAGCAGCGGCCGCAGGCGCTGTACGTGCTGGGCTACTCGCAGTCGGTGGTGGACCCGAAGTCGGCCATCACGACGTATGCGACGCTCGCGCGTGACTACCCCGAGCACGGGTACGCGGACGACGCGCTCTTCTTCTCGGCGTGGTTCCTCCAGCGCACGGGGGACACGGACGCGGCGATGGCGCGGTACGAGGAGACGGCCCGGCGCTACCCGTCCGGCAACTTCGCCTCGGAGGCGCTCTTCCGCGCCTTCTGGCTGCACACCCGCCGCCAGGAGCCCGAGGCCGCACTGGCCGCGCTGACGGCGGTGGAGAAGCTGCCCGAGGCGGCGCGCACGGACGAGGCGCTCTGGCGCGCGAGGTACTGGCACGCGCGGATGCTGGAGGGCGAGGCCACCAGGCCGGAGGCGATGGCCCGCTACGAGCACATCGCCATGGAGCGTCCCGCCGGCTGGTACGGGATGCTGGCCCGCTCGCGGCTGGCGCTGCTCGCTCCAGCGCGGGTGGCGCGCCTGCGTCCGTCTCTCGAAGGCGTGGGCGGCTCTGGCAGCGCGGGTGGTGCTGGCGAGGTGGTCGCGAGTGGTGCCGGTGCGCTCGCGCGCTCCACCGCCGCCGCCGGCAATTCGCTCGGGGCTGGTGGGCTCACGAGCTCCGCTCCGGTGTCCGGCATGGTGCCCGGCATCGCCGGTGTGCTCGGTGGGTCTGCCGCTGTGGCTGGCACCTTGCCGGGAATGGCCGGAGTGCGTGGCGGGTCTGCCACCGTGACTGGCACATGGTCCGGGGCCGTCGGAGGGTTGCGCGAGTCCTCCTCTGTGGCCGGCAAGCCCGGTGCGCCTGCGGGAATCATCGTCGCGGCCAGCAACTCCGGTGGGCCCATCGACGTGCTCACGCGGTCCGCCCCCGAGGAAGGCAAGCCCGTGTTGTCGAAGGGGACCCTCAACCTCGCGGCTTCCAAGTCTGTTGCCGCCACCGAGCCCGTCGAGCTCGGTGAGCCGGCCGAGGTCTGGCCGTTGGCTCCCGGTCCGCTCCAGCACGACGCGCGCTTCGCGGCGGGCGTGGAGTTGCTGCGTCTGGGCCTCCCCGGCGCGGTGGACGAGTTCCTCGCGGTGGATGGCCGCGTGCTGCCGGAAGCACCGGCGCGACTGCTGTACCAGACGGTGCTGCGCACCGGGCGTCGCAAGCTCGCGCGGCAGGTGGCGCGCTCGGCGCTGGGCCAGGAAATCCACGGCCCGCTGAGCGCGTCGACCCGGCCCATCTGGGAGGCCACCTGGCCCCGGGCCTACCGCGCGCTCATCGAGCGTTATGCGCGGGCCTCGCGCGTGGACCCGGACCTGTTGCAAGGGCTCATCCGCGAGGAGAGCCGCTTCAATCCCCGCGCGCGCTCCTCCACCGGAGCGCTGGGCCTGGCGCAGCTCATGCCGGCTACGGCGCGGCAGGTGGCGGACTCGCTGGATTTGCCCCCGGTGGGCGAAGCCGCCCTGCTCCAGCCCGCGGACAACGTGCGCCTGGGCGCAGCGTACCTGGGCCAGCTCCTCAAGCACTTCGGAGGCAACGTCGCGTATGCCGTGGCCGCCTACAACGCGGGCCCCGGAGCGGTGGAGCGCTGGCGCCACGCGCTGCCCCAGGCGGAGCTGGACGAGTGGGTGGAGCACATCGCGTTCGAGGAGACGCGCGGCTACGTGAAGAAGGTGCTCGGCAGCTACAGCGCCTACAAGCTCCTCTACGCCAATGAGCCCGCCGTCCTGCGCAACCTCCGCGTGGACGACGTCAGCGTGAGGTAG
- a CDS encoding tail fiber domain-containing protein: MKVGIVLAALGCIAVSTGGCGSEGADGAQGPEGLQGPQGPPGAKGEPGQTWAVGSGLQLDGNVLSVQYGSGENAAVQGNDSRLNDPRFPLPGSGSYIQNGSTVQDASFSVGGTGTTNGRLTTKADLRVEATAAVVTPVPLLRVENTATTPTWNGFPLFTVDSAGGLVARGELGNGAIPMTGKGYRFMWYPNKAAFRVGYADTQWDDANVGFYSWAGGNLTTASAYGSFAFGDQCTASGTDSVCFGSTNVASGTVGFTTGASSTASGFASVAQGYTNVASGQGAVAIGYRVSANSDYGMALGHRVTTGGFDGAFIWGDQSTTTVAANTASNQFMLRASGGVRLRTNSTLTTGCDLPAGSGVFSCTSDRNQKEAFQHIDGEEVLAKVAGMPVQSWRYKDESQGVRHVGPVAQDFRAAFGLGTDDKSIGLLDIDGVNMAAIQALERRTQELRAKTAEVDALKAEMAELKQGLSRLEATVQAQRPAAR; encoded by the coding sequence ATGAAGGTCGGAATAGTGTTGGCCGCGCTGGGATGCATCGCCGTGAGCACGGGAGGCTGTGGCTCCGAGGGCGCCGATGGAGCCCAGGGCCCCGAGGGCCTCCAGGGCCCCCAGGGGCCTCCGGGAGCGAAGGGCGAGCCCGGCCAGACGTGGGCGGTGGGGAGCGGACTCCAGCTCGACGGAAACGTCCTCAGCGTCCAGTACGGGAGCGGAGAGAATGCCGCCGTGCAGGGCAATGACTCGCGGCTCAACGACCCCCGTTTTCCCCTGCCGGGCAGCGGCAGCTACATCCAGAACGGGAGCACCGTACAGGACGCCTCGTTCTCCGTCGGAGGGACGGGCACCACGAATGGCCGGCTGACGACGAAGGCGGACCTGCGCGTCGAAGCGACGGCGGCGGTCGTGACACCGGTGCCACTGCTGCGCGTCGAGAACACCGCGACGACTCCCACCTGGAACGGCTTCCCGCTCTTCACCGTGGACTCCGCGGGTGGCCTGGTCGCGCGCGGCGAGCTGGGCAATGGAGCCATCCCCATGACGGGCAAGGGGTACAGGTTCATGTGGTACCCGAACAAGGCCGCGTTTCGCGTCGGCTATGCCGACACCCAGTGGGACGACGCGAACGTGGGCTTCTACTCCTGGGCGGGCGGCAACCTGACCACGGCCAGCGCGTACGGCTCCTTTGCCTTCGGTGACCAGTGCACGGCGAGCGGCACGGACTCGGTGTGCTTCGGGTCCACCAACGTCGCCAGCGGGACGGTGGGCTTCACCACCGGCGCCTCCTCCACCGCGAGCGGCTTCGCGTCCGTGGCCCAGGGCTACACCAACGTCGCCAGCGGCCAGGGCGCCGTGGCCATCGGCTACCGCGTGTCGGCGAACTCGGACTACGGCATGGCCCTGGGGCACCGGGTGACGACGGGGGGCTTCGACGGCGCGTTCATCTGGGGAGACCAGTCGACCACCACCGTGGCCGCCAACACCGCCAGCAACCAGTTCATGCTGCGCGCCTCGGGCGGAGTGCGGCTGAGGACCAACTCCACGCTCACCACGGGGTGCGATCTGCCCGCGGGCTCGGGCGTGTTCTCGTGCACGTCGGACCGGAACCAGAAGGAGGCCTTCCAGCACATCGACGGGGAGGAGGTCCTCGCGAAGGTGGCCGGGATGCCCGTCCAGAGCTGGCGCTACAAGGACGAGAGCCAGGGCGTCCGTCACGTGGGCCCCGTCGCGCAGGACTTCCGCGCGGCCTTCGGCCTGGGGACGGATGACAAGAGCATCGGCCTGCTCGACATCGACGGGGTGAACATGGCCGCCATCCAGGCGCTGGAGCGACGCACCCAGGAGCTGCGCGCGAAGACGGCCGAGGTGGATGCCCTGAAGGCCGAAATGGCGGAGCTGAAGCAGGGCCTGTCCCGGCTGGAGGCGACCGTCCAGGCGCAGCGCCCCGCCGCGCGGTGA
- a CDS encoding TVP38/TMEM64 family protein produces MKRHLPVLLMLLGLVATLLMLRPLASGALPALDLVRGSGPAGTVLFCAVYSVSTLLLLPTTPFALVAGALYGPWGGGALLMLLSLGVDLVAFSLARFARGPFERLRQRFPGLARLDAAMKDGGFGVVCLLRLSPLAPYGVLNYALGLTRVSPASFLAGTLVGSLPATVLFLVLGHGAAGMVQGSGGAAGLWVTVALTALSAVGLTAWAKRRLAESPEVTA; encoded by the coding sequence ATGAAGCGCCACCTGCCAGTGCTGTTGATGTTGCTCGGGTTGGTGGCGACGCTGCTCATGCTGCGTCCGCTCGCCTCGGGAGCGCTGCCGGCGCTCGACCTGGTGCGCGGCTCGGGCCCGGCGGGCACGGTCCTCTTCTGCGCGGTGTACAGCGTGTCCACGCTGCTCCTGCTGCCCACCACGCCCTTCGCGCTCGTGGCGGGCGCGCTGTACGGGCCGTGGGGTGGAGGCGCGTTGTTGATGCTCCTCAGTCTCGGAGTGGACCTCGTGGCCTTCTCGCTCGCCCGCTTCGCGCGAGGCCCCTTCGAGCGCCTGCGACAGCGCTTCCCGGGGCTCGCGCGGCTGGACGCGGCGATGAAGGACGGCGGCTTCGGCGTGGTGTGCCTGCTGCGCCTCTCGCCGCTGGCGCCCTACGGAGTGCTCAACTACGCGCTGGGACTCACGCGGGTGAGTCCGGCCTCGTTCCTCGCGGGCACGCTGGTGGGGAGTCTTCCGGCCACGGTGCTCTTCCTCGTGCTGGGGCACGGCGCGGCGGGCATGGTGCAGGGCTCGGGCGGCGCGGCGGGGCTCTGGGTGACGGTGGCCCTCACCGCGCTGAGTGCCGTGGGCCTCACCGCGTGGGCGAAGCGCCGGCTCGCCGAGTCACCGGAGGTGACGGCCTGA
- a CDS encoding RidA family protein — protein sequence MTSAKHQPIVSPNLPKPAGPYSPGMQLDRLLFISGQAARDPATGKQAEGIEAQTEQVLRNLERILVAGGSSLQHVLRCGVFLVDMKEFPRMNAVYERVFAGHRPARTTVQVSALPDDGLRVEIDCIAYVP from the coding sequence GTGACGTCAGCGAAGCACCAGCCCATCGTCTCCCCCAACCTGCCCAAGCCCGCGGGGCCGTACTCGCCCGGCATGCAGTTGGACCGACTGCTCTTCATCTCCGGACAGGCCGCCAGGGACCCGGCCACCGGCAAGCAGGCCGAGGGAATCGAAGCGCAGACGGAGCAGGTGCTGCGCAACCTGGAGCGCATCCTCGTGGCCGGTGGCTCCAGCCTCCAGCACGTCCTGCGCTGCGGCGTCTTCCTCGTGGACATGAAGGAGTTTCCCCGCATGAACGCCGTCTACGAGCGCGTCTTCGCCGGACACCGCCCCGCGCGCACCACCGTGCAGGTGTCCGCGCTCCCCGACGACGGCCTGCGCGTGGAAATCGACTGCATCGCGTACGTGCCCTGA
- a CDS encoding YtxH domain-containing protein yields MRPLDAYRPVVTPPKPAPAPAAPKAPATPAAASPQRPPRADGFDGRGGSRLSASVELAPPPPPPPPPAPKKTEEKTEEKKKGFFDKLKDGGSDLKNKAKDAVGDLKHKAVEVKDQAQDALGDVKDTAVEVKDKALEEGGKLVDKAKDFGKGWTEALDYEENIDKLGPGDTYTLSVGGDVSMEGAKAYGKGTLEVTCNDKGEYVVSADGELGGGLYASAGGSVGARAKVEGELTAGFNGKVEMKFASAEEAKRAADTLVRMSSPAVAALKGGAPSGADLEFAAKHISAVEVGGNQAAQLAADVGLGVKKTAGASLFAEGGVKMEYAARIEFDENRKPSLVFKTEMSGQVEAGGELGFNNTKGRRGEQTGANGGLQAGASVKGSVTTEAKFDLPPGLDPMKLAKDPLGTLKEAGLKELKSLETKTTVKVQSEGTAGKNGGGQEAKLSVTMEGDKLMDGKALDFALRGQFDKALESTGEAAQVDATIRSFDKTGVDASPELKIMGFGGKATLTAERTDMADVPAFSFKGNGKQAGAALRDWKQSGGGNPLQSSLNQQVSVGRYLGGVRG; encoded by the coding sequence ATGCGACCTCTCGACGCCTACCGTCCCGTCGTCACCCCGCCGAAGCCCGCCCCCGCCCCGGCGGCCCCGAAGGCTCCCGCGACGCCTGCCGCCGCATCTCCCCAGCGCCCGCCGCGGGCCGACGGGTTCGACGGCCGGGGCGGCTCGCGCCTCTCGGCCAGCGTGGAGCTGGCGCCGCCCCCTCCGCCTCCGCCGCCCCCCGCGCCGAAGAAGACGGAGGAGAAGACGGAGGAGAAGAAGAAGGGCTTCTTCGACAAGCTGAAGGACGGCGGCAGCGACCTCAAGAACAAGGCGAAGGACGCCGTCGGCGACCTCAAGCACAAGGCCGTCGAGGTGAAGGACCAGGCCCAGGACGCGCTCGGCGACGTGAAGGACACGGCCGTCGAGGTGAAGGACAAGGCCCTCGAGGAGGGCGGCAAGCTCGTCGACAAGGCCAAGGACTTCGGCAAGGGGTGGACCGAGGCGCTCGACTACGAGGAGAACATCGACAAGCTGGGCCCGGGCGACACGTACACGCTGTCGGTCGGCGGTGACGTCAGCATGGAGGGAGCGAAGGCGTACGGGAAGGGGACGCTGGAAGTCACTTGCAACGACAAGGGCGAGTACGTCGTCTCCGCCGACGGAGAGCTGGGCGGTGGCCTGTATGCCAGCGCCGGTGGCTCCGTGGGGGCGCGGGCGAAGGTGGAGGGCGAGCTGACGGCGGGCTTCAACGGGAAGGTGGAGATGAAGTTCGCCTCGGCCGAGGAGGCGAAGCGCGCGGCGGACACGCTGGTGCGCATGTCGAGCCCCGCCGTGGCGGCGCTGAAGGGGGGCGCTCCTTCCGGGGCCGACCTCGAGTTCGCCGCGAAGCACATCTCCGCCGTCGAGGTGGGCGGCAACCAGGCGGCGCAGCTCGCCGCTGACGTGGGCCTGGGCGTGAAGAAGACCGCGGGCGCCAGCCTGTTCGCCGAGGGCGGCGTGAAGATGGAGTACGCGGCGCGCATCGAATTCGACGAGAACCGCAAGCCGTCGCTGGTCTTCAAGACGGAGATGTCCGGCCAGGTCGAGGCGGGCGGGGAGCTCGGGTTCAACAACACCAAGGGCCGCCGTGGTGAGCAGACCGGGGCGAACGGAGGCCTTCAGGCCGGGGCCAGCGTCAAGGGCTCCGTGACGACGGAGGCGAAGTTCGACCTCCCTCCGGGGTTGGACCCCATGAAGCTGGCGAAGGACCCGCTCGGGACGTTGAAGGAAGCGGGCCTGAAGGAGCTGAAGTCCCTGGAGACGAAGACCACGGTGAAGGTGCAGTCGGAGGGGACGGCGGGCAAGAACGGCGGCGGCCAGGAGGCGAAGCTGTCGGTGACGATGGAGGGCGACAAGCTCATGGACGGCAAGGCGCTCGACTTCGCGCTCCGGGGCCAGTTCGACAAGGCGCTGGAGTCGACGGGTGAGGCCGCGCAGGTGGATGCGACCATCCGGAGCTTCGACAAGACCGGCGTGGATGCTTCTCCCGAGCTGAAAATCATGGGCTTCGGCGGGAAGGCGACCCTCACCGCGGAGCGCACGGACATGGCCGACGTGCCCGCCTTCTCGTTCAAGGGGAACGGGAAGCAGGCCGGCGCCGCCCTTCGCGACTGGAAGCAGAGCGGCGGGGGGAACCCGCTGCAGAGCTCCCTGAACCAGCAGGTCTCCGTGGGCCGCTACCTCGGAGGCGTGCGCGGCTGA
- the popD gene encoding PopC secretion inhibitor PopD translates to MSRKNGGPGDMYAEGAPRLSSNVRPLPGAASSSQAGPDTHPEWVDITVMPREASVPSRARMPARPPPPPRSRAEVHQSGLAESARFHQSFMRWLEEKHLLGSVRSVSEPGSMPMLHLRCAPRVLDQLRRAPEFEAGAMMPLDLI, encoded by the coding sequence ATGAGCAGGAAGAATGGCGGGCCGGGGGACATGTACGCCGAAGGTGCGCCCCGGCTTTCCTCGAACGTGCGTCCGCTGCCGGGCGCCGCGAGCAGCTCGCAGGCAGGTCCGGATACGCATCCCGAGTGGGTGGACATCACGGTGATGCCCAGGGAGGCATCCGTGCCGTCGCGCGCGCGCATGCCCGCCCGGCCGCCGCCTCCTCCACGCTCGCGCGCGGAGGTGCACCAGTCCGGCCTGGCCGAGAGCGCACGCTTCCACCAGAGCTTCATGCGATGGCTCGAGGAGAAGCACCTCCTGGGCTCCGTGCGCTCGGTGAGCGAGCCGGGCTCCATGCCCATGCTCCACCTGCGCTGCGCGCCGCGCGTGCTGGACCAGCTGCGCCGTGCGCCGGAGTTCGAAGCGGGCGCGATGATGCCCCTCGACCTCATCTAG
- a CDS encoding S8 family peptidase — protein sequence MKSYLLVPKESIETHAHVGPRGTQQGERVLPRTTALRFAVANKAPDALSALGLRSATLPGVRPQVSGQEPRKRGKKGAKQQPGTRGADSSTVPLPGAPVTEQTGAEAGSYRFMPLVGATMAHFYEDATEKAARADLEKDFEFIPDVVPLSFPGPVSAGQTGPRNVGMSSLAKREWPEESGVPIAHAQGIRGAGVMLGILDTGVDADHPEHAARVIQFRYVSLFPNSPHNPARDIRGFDPDGHGTHVCGIAAGVHHGVAPEVDLYVASVIESETIRTSLGRVAAGMEWLLHQFSRPENSLRPAVVNLSLGFPLCPPPGITEADYNLNLRALQTMIRRLLDSNVLPVVAAGNSGPDTVGYPAAFPESLAVGAVDFERNVATFSASGTVGRRIVPDVMGYGVSVYSSTERRCNNQAFYERMSGTSMAAPYVAGIAALYRCRAPDLTAVEVRDLILANAVKLPRSATHRTGKGLAVFR from the coding sequence ATGAAGTCCTATTTGTTGGTTCCAAAGGAGTCCATCGAGACGCACGCGCACGTGGGGCCTCGCGGCACGCAGCAGGGCGAGCGCGTGTTGCCGCGCACCACCGCGCTGCGCTTCGCCGTGGCGAACAAGGCACCCGACGCGCTGTCCGCACTCGGCCTCCGCTCGGCCACGCTGCCCGGCGTGCGTCCGCAGGTGAGTGGCCAGGAGCCGCGCAAGCGCGGCAAGAAGGGCGCGAAGCAGCAGCCCGGCACGCGCGGCGCCGACTCCAGCACCGTGCCACTGCCGGGCGCACCCGTGACGGAGCAGACGGGCGCGGAGGCGGGCAGCTACCGCTTCATGCCGCTCGTCGGCGCCACCATGGCCCACTTCTACGAGGACGCCACGGAGAAGGCCGCGCGCGCCGACCTGGAGAAGGACTTCGAGTTCATCCCCGACGTGGTGCCCCTGTCCTTCCCCGGCCCTGTGTCCGCGGGGCAGACGGGGCCGCGCAACGTCGGCATGTCCTCGCTCGCCAAGCGCGAGTGGCCGGAGGAGAGCGGCGTGCCCATCGCCCACGCGCAGGGCATCCGCGGCGCGGGCGTCATGCTGGGCATCCTCGACACCGGCGTGGACGCGGACCACCCCGAGCACGCCGCCCGCGTCATCCAGTTCCGCTACGTGTCGCTGTTCCCCAACTCGCCGCACAACCCCGCCCGTGACATCCGCGGCTTCGACCCGGACGGCCACGGCACGCACGTGTGCGGCATCGCCGCGGGCGTGCACCACGGCGTCGCCCCGGAGGTGGACCTCTACGTCGCATCCGTCATCGAATCGGAGACCATCCGCACCAGCCTCGGCCGCGTCGCCGCCGGCATGGAGTGGCTGCTGCACCAGTTCAGCCGCCCTGAAAACTCCCTGCGCCCGGCTGTCGTGAATCTGTCGCTTGGCTTCCCGCTCTGCCCGCCGCCCGGAATCACCGAGGCCGACTACAACCTCAACCTGCGCGCGCTCCAGACGATGATTCGTCGCCTGCTCGACAGCAATGTCCTGCCTGTTGTCGCGGCAGGCAACAGTGGACCCGACACGGTTGGTTATCCAGCCGCCTTTCCGGAGTCCCTGGCGGTTGGCGCAGTCGACTTCGAGCGCAACGTGGCCACTTTCTCCGCCAGCGGGACGGTGGGTAGGCGCATCGTCCCCGACGTCATGGGTTACGGAGTAAGCGTGTATTCGTCCACGGAGCGTCGCTGCAACAACCAGGCGTTCTACGAGCGAATGAGTGGCACCAGCATGGCGGCGCCTTATGTAGCGGGTATTGCAGCACTGTATCGCTGCCGTGCCCCTGACTTGACGGCGGTTGAGGTGAGGGATTTGATCCTGGCCAATGCGGTCAAGCTTCCCCGCTCGGCGACACACCGGACGGGCAAGGGCCTGGCTGTGTTCAGGTGA
- a CDS encoding prolipoprotein diacylglyceryl transferase gives MIPYWHAPSIHLGPLTIEPFGIFVALGILLAARLLVRNAERQKLDPNPLADYAMWGVIGGVVMGHLVHLLFYHPEELSKSPFQILKVWDGLSSFGGLLGGILAAVVFFRMRKLRFNDYSDSFALGVAPGWAVARLGCFAVHDHPGVHTDFFLAVAFKDGPRHDLGMYDAIALFAISGLLYALRDSEKLKGRLLPLLALLYSFCRFFFDTLRATDLSYVDARYFGLTPAQYGCIALVAYGLWGLLRKRAPGASTVPPASSGPGKTVGAAR, from the coding sequence GTGATTCCCTACTGGCATGCCCCCTCGATTCACCTGGGGCCCCTCACCATCGAGCCCTTCGGCATCTTCGTGGCGCTGGGCATTCTGCTGGCCGCTCGCCTGCTCGTCCGCAATGCCGAGCGGCAGAAGCTGGACCCGAACCCGCTGGCCGACTACGCGATGTGGGGCGTCATCGGCGGTGTCGTCATGGGCCACCTCGTGCACCTGCTCTTCTACCATCCGGAGGAGCTCTCCAAGAGCCCATTCCAGATTCTGAAGGTGTGGGACGGGCTGTCGTCCTTCGGCGGCCTGCTCGGCGGAATCCTCGCGGCGGTGGTGTTCTTCCGGATGCGGAAGCTGCGCTTCAACGACTACTCGGACTCGTTCGCGCTGGGCGTGGCGCCGGGCTGGGCGGTGGCGCGGCTGGGGTGCTTCGCCGTGCATGACCACCCGGGCGTGCACACCGACTTCTTCCTCGCGGTGGCCTTCAAGGATGGCCCGCGACATGACCTGGGCATGTACGACGCCATTGCCCTCTTCGCCATCAGCGGCCTGCTGTACGCGCTGCGCGACTCGGAGAAGCTGAAGGGCCGGCTGCTGCCGCTGCTCGCGCTGCTGTACTCCTTCTGCCGCTTCTTCTTCGACACGCTGCGCGCCACCGACCTGTCGTACGTGGATGCGCGCTACTTCGGGCTCACGCCCGCGCAGTACGGCTGCATCGCGCTGGTGGCGTACGGCCTGTGGGGCCTGCTGCGCAAGCGCGCTCCCGGAGCGTCCACGGTGCCTCCGGCCTCGTCGGGGCCGGGGAAGACGGTCGGCGCGGCACGGTAG
- a CDS encoding class I SAM-dependent methyltransferase — MKALAYDAVMAPLGWMGLTAARRKLVSGVSGRVLEVGTGTGLALPGYPDTVTSVTAIDVDAEALERARARRPDVEVLQASVEELPFAEASFDTVVSSLVFCSVESPGRGLAEIFRVLRPGGELRMLEHVRAPTSGLATAQDLLTPAWRMMTGGCRLNRDTYLLVRQTGFDVVRRVQRLHGMSELIIARKPGG, encoded by the coding sequence ATGAAGGCACTCGCCTACGACGCGGTGATGGCGCCCCTGGGGTGGATGGGACTGACGGCCGCCCGGCGGAAGCTGGTGAGCGGGGTGTCCGGCCGCGTGCTGGAGGTGGGCACCGGCACCGGACTGGCGCTTCCGGGCTACCCGGACACCGTGACGTCCGTCACCGCCATCGACGTGGATGCCGAGGCGCTCGAGCGGGCGCGCGCGCGTCGCCCCGACGTCGAGGTGCTCCAGGCCAGCGTGGAGGAGTTGCCCTTCGCCGAAGCGTCCTTCGACACCGTGGTGTCCAGCCTCGTCTTCTGCAGCGTGGAGTCCCCCGGACGCGGGCTGGCGGAAATCTTCCGCGTGCTGCGCCCCGGAGGGGAGCTGCGCATGCTGGAGCACGTGCGCGCGCCGACCTCCGGGCTGGCCACGGCGCAGGACCTGCTCACCCCCGCGTGGCGGATGATGACCGGTGGATGCCGGCTCAACCGGGACACGTACCTGCTCGTGCGGCAGACCGGCTTCGACGTGGTCCGCCGCGTCCAGCGCCTCCACGGCATGAGCGAGCTCATCATCGCCCGCAAGCCAGGCGGCTGA